Proteins from a genomic interval of Mesotoga sp. UBA6090:
- a CDS encoding anhydro-N-acetylmuramic acid kinase, producing the protein MIWNEIRDLLSSYSRNILGVMSGTSADGLELAIVNCSGSGKSMKVKLLEHSSVQFESRLQDEIVRTFDPSLSGVDRVNWMNFLIGKKHANAIKSFLDRTEVKVEAIAYHGQTVYHDPAVHATLQIGEADIVSSETCLPVVFDFRKKDMVFGGEGAPIIPYFDWIYFESGIYAVNLGGIANVTYVAEKLEDVKAFDTGPANCLIDLVVKRNFNKEFDKGGKIATRGSVNSEILDALIGRDRKYFERKPPKSTGREVYNEAFLEGISVSSPENLVRTLVRFSVFQLVQSINSYLPLGKRIVVTGGGALNPVMIEDLKQLSGFDVEVPDRTFLQAKEAMGMAVLAQEFFNGVEANVPSVTGARKRVVLGKLALP; encoded by the coding sequence ATGATCTGGAATGAGATAAGAGATCTTCTCTCCAGCTATTCAAGAAACATTCTCGGAGTCATGTCGGGAACGTCGGCCGATGGTTTGGAACTTGCCATTGTGAATTGCTCCGGGAGCGGTAAGTCCATGAAGGTGAAGCTTCTCGAGCATTCTTCCGTTCAGTTCGAATCCCGGCTCCAGGATGAGATAGTAAGAACCTTCGACCCGTCGCTTTCGGGTGTAGACAGAGTAAATTGGATGAACTTCCTCATCGGGAAAAAGCACGCAAACGCAATCAAGTCCTTTCTAGATAGGACAGAAGTCAAAGTTGAGGCAATCGCATACCACGGACAGACCGTTTACCACGACCCTGCGGTGCATGCCACTCTTCAGATTGGCGAAGCGGATATCGTGTCTTCTGAGACTTGCCTTCCGGTTGTCTTTGATTTCAGAAAGAAGGACATGGTTTTCGGTGGAGAGGGAGCACCTATCATCCCTTATTTCGATTGGATCTATTTTGAAAGCGGCATCTACGCAGTAAATCTAGGTGGAATAGCGAACGTAACTTATGTGGCTGAGAAACTTGAAGACGTGAAGGCCTTTGACACAGGTCCAGCCAACTGCCTGATAGATCTAGTAGTAAAAAGGAATTTCAACAAGGAGTTTGACAAAGGCGGCAAGATCGCGACCAGGGGCTCTGTGAACAGCGAGATACTCGACGCTCTAATAGGGAGAGACCGAAAATATTTTGAGAGGAAACCCCCGAAATCGACGGGAAGAGAGGTCTACAACGAAGCCTTCCTGGAGGGGATCTCCGTCTCCTCTCCGGAAAACCTTGTTAGAACACTCGTTAGGTTCAGCGTATTCCAGTTAGTTCAAAGCATCAATTCATATTTACCTTTGGGGAAAAGAATCGTAGTTACGGGAGGAGGAGCCCTTAACCCCGTTATGATCGAGGACCTTAAACAACTGAGCGGCTTTGATGTAGAAGTGCCTGACAGAACCTTCTTACAGGCAAAGGAAGCGATGGGCATGGCAGTTCTAGCTCAGGAGTTCTTTAACGGGGTAGAAGCAAACGTTCCATCTGTAACGGGAGCGAGAAAGAGAGTTGTTCTAGGAAAACTGGCTTTACCTTGA
- a CDS encoding ABC transporter substrate-binding protein encodes MRRIFLLVLAVLFTAMSMAAPFVEDTLLTPDPNPKMGGTLYLALTGSPQSFNFYGTLDNNAYTVVGQMLTGLVEAHPVTSAIRPALAESWDVSENNKEVTFHLRDVKWSDGVPLTADDVIFTFKYFIMNPVARGNSVDRFTIEAQPIKWVKVDDRTVKAILPAPYAAFFTVLSHAYIYPSHALEDKIDKDRPDSVNDLWLTNTPPSEIPANGPFVLSEYIIDQKVVMTKNPNYWKVDSHGNKLPYVDKVEYVIVSDAQVRLAKFMAGELDYMAVSGNDFPILKERELAGGPFRVFLAEPTQPTPSPIHIAFNFDAEDPKLREVFRTTEFRQAMEYALDRERIIDEVYNGLAVLGGVPVLPSNKAFYNPKIEEIRRPFNLAEAARLLDELGFKDVNGDGLREYPDGSKFEFVLTLQSAPQEYQDIAYIYSQDLLSIGIKVNLQILDSSLTGQMFGAGSFEVGIRAFGNQPDPQLRKAIWQPGTQLYYWHRTTRDPETNLPIFENMLDWEKRVYELFELGQVAMDHAVRKTFYDEWQEIYAEYLPVIFVCKGMNLYAANKSLGNVEQNEEGLLSYASWTVFKK; translated from the coding sequence GTGAGGCGAATCTTTCTGTTAGTTCTCGCAGTTCTTTTCACCGCCATGTCAATGGCAGCTCCATTTGTGGAAGATACTCTGCTTACACCGGATCCAAATCCTAAGATGGGAGGTACTCTATATCTAGCGCTTACCGGATCTCCCCAATCATTCAACTTCTACGGAACCCTTGACAACAACGCATACACGGTGGTGGGTCAGATGTTAACGGGACTTGTAGAGGCTCATCCCGTTACATCAGCAATCAGACCGGCCCTGGCAGAGTCTTGGGACGTTTCGGAGAATAACAAAGAGGTCACTTTTCATCTGAGAGATGTGAAATGGTCAGATGGGGTGCCCCTTACAGCAGACGATGTAATCTTCACCTTCAAGTACTTCATCATGAACCCGGTCGCAAGGGGAAACTCGGTTGACCGCTTCACGATCGAAGCTCAGCCCATAAAGTGGGTGAAGGTAGACGACAGAACGGTCAAAGCGATTCTTCCCGCACCTTACGCAGCTTTTTTCACCGTTCTCTCGCACGCTTATATCTACCCCTCACATGCGCTTGAGGACAAGATAGACAAAGACAGGCCAGACTCCGTTAATGATCTATGGCTGACAAACACTCCTCCAAGCGAGATCCCGGCAAACGGTCCGTTCGTTCTTTCGGAATACATAATCGATCAGAAAGTAGTTATGACGAAGAACCCCAATTACTGGAAGGTCGATTCTCACGGAAACAAACTGCCATATGTCGACAAGGTTGAATACGTTATCGTGAGTGACGCTCAGGTAAGACTGGCGAAGTTCATGGCCGGCGAGCTTGATTACATGGCCGTCTCGGGAAATGACTTCCCAATACTGAAGGAGAGAGAACTTGCCGGTGGTCCATTCAGAGTTTTCCTTGCCGAGCCCACTCAGCCTACTCCAAGCCCGATTCATATTGCCTTCAATTTCGATGCCGAGGACCCGAAACTCAGAGAGGTTTTCAGAACCACCGAGTTCCGCCAGGCAATGGAGTATGCTCTGGACAGAGAGAGAATTATCGATGAGGTTTACAATGGACTGGCCGTTCTTGGAGGAGTGCCTGTGCTTCCTTCGAACAAGGCCTTCTACAATCCAAAGATCGAAGAGATTCGCAGACCTTTCAACCTTGCCGAAGCAGCAAGGCTCCTTGACGAATTAGGCTTCAAGGACGTCAACGGTGATGGTCTGAGAGAGTACCCGGACGGAAGCAAGTTCGAGTTCGTCCTGACTCTTCAGAGCGCTCCTCAAGAATATCAGGATATCGCCTACATATACTCCCAGGATCTACTTAGCATAGGAATTAAGGTAAACCTGCAGATACTTGATAGTTCTCTTACCGGCCAGATGTTCGGTGCAGGTAGTTTCGAAGTTGGAATCAGGGCATTCGGAAACCAACCCGATCCTCAGTTGAGAAAGGCCATATGGCAGCCGGGCACACAACTGTATTACTGGCACAGAACAACAAGGGATCCCGAGACAAATCTTCCAATATTCGAGAACATGCTTGACTGGGAGAAGAGAGTATATGAGCTCTTTGAGCTCGGTCAAGTCGCAATGGACCACGCAGTCAGAAAGACCTTCTACGACGAATGGCAGGAGATTTACGCAGAGTACTTGCCCGTGATATTTGTGTGTAAAGGTATGAATCTTTATGCTGCCAACAAGTCTCTTGGAAATGTCGAACAGAACGAAGAGGGTCTTCTCTCTTACGCTTCCTGGACTGTATTTAAGAAATAG
- a CDS encoding ABC transporter permease — MWSFIARRLLIMIPMMFFISVICFVITELQPGDFISQYLDNPRISPAQIELLRKNLGLDEPAHVRYWNWIKGIVTRGDFGYSFAFQRPVGELIWERMGWTVFIALGAIVFQWILAVPMGIYSALHPYSFGDYTLTVIGFIGVSIPDFFMALILMYLMLQMGATSIGGLFSPQFVGAPFSLAKLVDLLKHIWVPLIVVGMSGLAGLMRVMRGNMLDVVSSPFVTSLRAHGLDEKTVRKHAIKNALNPMVSIAGTELPNVFSGTIIAAIVLNLPTMGPFFYNALLNHDQYLVMTFLMFIAIITQIGNLLADIALAVLDPRIRMS, encoded by the coding sequence ATGTGGTCTTTTATCGCAAGAAGATTGCTTATCATGATTCCAATGATGTTCTTCATATCTGTGATCTGCTTCGTGATTACCGAGCTTCAGCCGGGCGATTTCATAAGCCAGTACCTTGATAATCCGAGAATCTCACCGGCACAGATCGAACTGCTTAGAAAGAACCTCGGCCTAGACGAACCCGCACATGTCAGATACTGGAACTGGATAAAGGGAATCGTCACCCGCGGAGACTTTGGATACTCTTTCGCCTTCCAGAGACCTGTTGGAGAGTTGATATGGGAACGCATGGGTTGGACTGTATTTATTGCACTTGGGGCGATTGTATTCCAGTGGATTCTTGCAGTTCCTATGGGCATCTATTCGGCGCTACATCCATATTCATTTGGGGATTACACCTTAACCGTTATTGGTTTCATAGGAGTCTCCATACCTGATTTTTTCATGGCTCTAATTTTGATGTATCTAATGCTGCAGATGGGGGCGACATCAATAGGGGGCCTCTTTTCGCCCCAGTTTGTCGGGGCGCCCTTCAGTCTGGCAAAACTTGTAGACCTTCTGAAACACATTTGGGTCCCTCTCATAGTCGTTGGGATGAGCGGTTTGGCTGGGCTTATGAGGGTAATGCGCGGAAACATGCTCGATGTGGTCTCTTCTCCTTTCGTTACTTCCCTTAGAGCCCACGGTCTCGATGAGAAAACCGTTAGAAAGCACGCAATCAAGAACGCCCTAAATCCTATGGTCAGCATAGCCGGAACGGAGCTACCGAACGTGTTCAGCGGAACTATCATCGCCGCTATCGTATTGAACCTTCCGACAATGGGACCCTTCTTCTACAATGCGCTTCTTAATCACGATCAATACTTAGTTATGACATTTTTGATGTTCATAGCCATCATAACCCAGATCGGGAATCTTCTTGCAGACATTGCTCTAGCCGTTCTCGATCCAAGGATAAGGATGAGCTGA
- a CDS encoding ABC transporter permease yields MQSTKERIARNFFKHRLGVIGLIALSIMYLLVIFADFIAPYNYITAHRNFVYAPPSKIRFFDEEGKWRGPFVYGMTKLRNPVTYRLEFTEDKSNVVPIKLFVRGEEYTFWGLFKTDLHLFGVEESSDVAMILLFGGDRFGRDLFSRVLVGGKVSMTVGLVGTLISVFIGAIVGALSGYYGGTIDILIQRFIELLRSFPRIPLWLALATILPPQWPSTWVYFGIVIVLSLIGWMGVARVVRGMVLSLREKEFILAAKVSGVSNMKIITRHLIPNTISYLIVVSTLSIPGMILGESAISFLGLGIKEPMTSWGLLLKQAQSLSELEAHPWLMIPGIFIIVAVLSFNFVGDALRDAVDPYRAVEKV; encoded by the coding sequence ATGCAGAGCACTAAAGAACGAATCGCAAGAAACTTTTTTAAGCATAGATTGGGAGTCATTGGGCTTATTGCTCTTTCGATCATGTACTTACTGGTTATATTCGCCGATTTCATAGCTCCTTACAACTACATAACGGCGCATAGAAACTTCGTGTACGCTCCTCCTTCGAAAATCCGTTTCTTCGACGAAGAGGGAAAATGGCGGGGCCCCTTCGTGTACGGAATGACCAAGCTCAGAAATCCCGTTACCTATAGACTGGAATTCACTGAAGACAAGAGCAACGTAGTACCGATAAAGCTCTTCGTAAGGGGTGAAGAATACACTTTCTGGGGGCTTTTTAAGACCGATCTTCATCTGTTTGGAGTCGAGGAGTCATCGGATGTGGCAATGATACTTCTCTTTGGAGGAGACAGGTTTGGAAGAGATCTCTTCTCTAGAGTCCTTGTAGGAGGCAAGGTGTCGATGACCGTGGGCCTTGTGGGCACCCTGATAAGCGTTTTTATTGGTGCTATCGTAGGGGCCCTTTCCGGTTACTATGGCGGAACTATCGACATCCTGATACAGCGTTTCATAGAGCTACTGAGATCTTTCCCGAGAATACCTCTATGGCTGGCTCTTGCTACAATACTGCCCCCGCAGTGGCCGAGCACGTGGGTTTACTTCGGAATCGTAATCGTTCTGTCGCTAATAGGCTGGATGGGGGTTGCTCGTGTTGTGAGGGGGATGGTCTTGAGCCTTAGAGAGAAAGAGTTTATTCTGGCTGCCAAAGTATCCGGTGTATCGAACATGAAGATAATAACTCGTCACCTCATCCCAAACACGATCAGCTATCTAATAGTCGTTTCGACTCTTTCAATACCGGGAATGATTTTGGGCGAGAGCGCAATCAGTTTTCTTGGCCTTGGCATAAAGGAACCTATGACCAGCTGGGGATTGTTGTTGAAACAGGCGCAGTCCCTATCTGAACTAGAGGCTCATCCCTGGCTGATGATTCCTGGAATCTTCATAATCGTCGCGGTCCTCTCCTTCAACTTCGTCGGAGATGCCTTAAGAGATGCCGTTGATCCTTACAGGGCGGTGGAAAAAGTATGA
- a CDS encoding ABC transporter ATP-binding protein gives MSTILEVKNLKTYFRTPDGLVKAVDDISFNLEKGEILALVGESGCGKSVTVQTILGLIKVPPAKVEGEIFYKDKNLVGLPNSAYRDIRGREISMIFQEPMSTFDPLFTIGYQLTEVARAHMPWNEGRTYEEIISILRRVNIPEPEKRYKEYPHEMSGGMLQRIMIAMALITNPEIIIADEPTTALDVTIQAQVLNIMRELQGEFGSSIIFITHDLGVVAELADRVHVMYAGKIVEKAGVNELYSSPSHPYTKGLLNSRVMRSFKGKKLPYIEGYVPRAYEFPEGCRFNPRCPHSMEICREKDPPEFYVGDGHTAACWLFEEGSEK, from the coding sequence ATGAGCACAATCCTAGAAGTCAAGAATCTAAAGACGTATTTCAGAACTCCGGATGGTCTGGTCAAGGCCGTAGACGACATCAGTTTCAACCTTGAAAAGGGAGAGATTCTAGCTCTGGTCGGAGAGTCAGGCTGTGGAAAGAGCGTGACCGTACAGACTATACTTGGTCTTATCAAGGTTCCTCCCGCAAAGGTTGAAGGAGAGATCTTCTACAAGGATAAGAATCTAGTTGGACTTCCAAACAGTGCATACAGAGACATCAGGGGCAGAGAAATCAGCATGATATTCCAGGAACCGATGTCGACTTTCGATCCTCTCTTCACCATAGGATACCAACTGACAGAAGTGGCAAGAGCTCACATGCCATGGAACGAAGGCAGAACATATGAGGAGATTATTTCGATTCTACGCAGAGTCAACATTCCTGAACCCGAGAAGAGATACAAGGAGTATCCCCACGAAATGAGCGGCGGCATGCTACAGAGAATAATGATTGCGATGGCCCTAATAACAAATCCAGAGATAATCATCGCCGACGAACCAACCACCGCACTGGATGTCACAATACAGGCACAGGTTCTAAACATTATGCGAGAGCTCCAGGGCGAATTCGGCAGTTCGATAATCTTCATCACCCATGATCTCGGGGTAGTTGCCGAACTGGCCGACAGGGTTCACGTCATGTACGCCGGAAAGATCGTCGAGAAGGCAGGGGTGAATGAGCTTTATTCATCCCCCTCTCATCCTTACACAAAGGGCTTGCTGAACTCCAGAGTGATGAGATCCTTCAAGGGAAAGAAACTGCCTTACATCGAAGGATACGTTCCCAGGGCATATGAGTTTCCAGAGGGCTGTCGATTCAATCCGAGATGCCCTCACTCGATGGAGATCTGCCGAGAGAAAGATCCGCCCGAATTCTATGTTGGTGACGGCCACACTGCTGCCTGCTGGCTTTTCGAGGAGGGATCTGAAAAATGA
- a CDS encoding ABC transporter ATP-binding protein, which produces MKILSTEGLKKFFPIKAGVFLQVVGHVRAMQSVTLEINRGETIGVVGESGCGKSTLGRTIVKIYEPTGGKIVYHDENGEEHDITKGFGKNVRSKFRRDVQMIFQNPFDSLNPRMTVRDIIREPIEAHNLLSKNEAEDYVGELLMKVGLYPEYAQRYPHEFSGGQRQRIAIARSISVGPRLIICDEPTSALDVSVQSQIINLLQELRDESEMSYIFISHNLDVVHHMSDRIMVMYLGNVVETAEATELFNNPAHPYTKALMASIPNWDPENRKLQNIRLEGEPPSPINPPSGCPFHPRCPYKMDICSKEMPGNFEVAEGHTVACWLHKTEVKGQGGEV; this is translated from the coding sequence ATGAAGATACTTTCTACCGAAGGACTTAAGAAGTTCTTTCCGATAAAGGCCGGCGTCTTCCTCCAGGTTGTCGGCCATGTAAGGGCAATGCAGTCGGTTACCCTTGAGATAAACAGGGGAGAGACAATCGGAGTAGTTGGGGAGTCCGGCTGCGGAAAGAGCACTCTGGGCAGGACGATAGTGAAGATCTACGAGCCGACCGGCGGGAAGATAGTCTACCATGACGAAAACGGAGAAGAACACGACATAACAAAAGGATTTGGAAAGAACGTGCGCTCGAAGTTTCGACGAGATGTTCAGATGATCTTTCAGAATCCCTTCGATTCTCTTAACCCCAGAATGACGGTAAGGGATATTATAAGGGAACCGATCGAGGCACACAACCTCTTATCCAAGAATGAAGCAGAGGATTATGTGGGAGAGCTTCTGATGAAAGTGGGCCTCTATCCCGAATACGCCCAGCGTTACCCTCACGAGTTTTCCGGGGGACAGAGGCAGAGGATCGCGATAGCCCGTTCGATCTCGGTTGGACCGAGGTTGATTATTTGCGATGAACCCACCTCTGCCCTCGACGTTTCCGTTCAGAGTCAGATAATAAACCTGTTGCAGGAGTTGAGGGACGAAAGCGAGATGTCCTACATCTTTATCTCACACAACCTAGACGTCGTGCACCACATGAGCGACAGAATAATGGTGATGTATCTGGGGAACGTCGTGGAGACTGCCGAAGCAACGGAGCTTTTCAATAACCCCGCTCACCCTTACACAAAGGCACTTATGGCTTCGATTCCAAATTGGGATCCCGAGAACCGGAAACTTCAGAACATCAGACTGGAAGGGGAACCCCCTAGCCCGATAAATCCACCGTCTGGATGCCCGTTTCACCCTAGATGCCCCTACAAAATGGACATCTGCAGTAAAGAAATGCCCGGCAACTTCGAGGTGGCTGAGGGCCATACAGTCGCCTGCTGGCTGCATAAAACCGAGGTCAAAGGACAGGGGGGAGAGGTTTGA
- a CDS encoding zinc-dependent alcohol dehydrogenase — MKAAFVKSPFKFEVRDVDLPPLKPNDVLLKIKASGICGTDLHTARTEAKDWQTFGHEIVGIAEEVGSNVENVKVGQSVLVESGSFCGTCEDCRNGRVDLCHDRAPNVFIRAEKENLTMGFAEKVIIDKQNAVPFEGVPYEEASLVEPMGVALDLTYTVDPKLNDDVLVVGLGPIGLMAVQIVKAMGARRVFVANHSRSKIRIDVAKSFGVEDVILVDKTPIGSYKFPKGGVNKALVTAPPYVIPEVLDVMNFGGVVGFIGIDYGEGRFIKFDANKFHFNKLQLRASHAVPALYFPRCVEMIKSGAVNVKPLITDTFKLEDIGEMMVKAENEKDKVIKAVMLD, encoded by the coding sequence GTGAAAGCCGCGTTTGTAAAATCGCCGTTCAAATTCGAGGTCCGGGACGTAGATCTTCCCCCTCTGAAACCGAATGATGTACTGCTGAAGATAAAGGCCTCGGGAATCTGCGGAACAGATCTTCACACAGCAAGAACTGAAGCCAAGGATTGGCAGACTTTCGGCCACGAGATAGTCGGCATTGCGGAAGAGGTCGGTTCAAATGTTGAAAATGTCAAGGTCGGACAGAGCGTGCTGGTAGAAAGCGGCTCCTTTTGCGGGACTTGTGAGGACTGCAGAAACGGGCGAGTGGATCTCTGCCATGACAGAGCACCCAACGTCTTCATAAGGGCCGAGAAAGAGAATCTCACGATGGGCTTTGCCGAGAAGGTAATAATCGATAAACAGAATGCGGTGCCATTCGAAGGAGTCCCATACGAAGAAGCCTCTCTCGTCGAGCCAATGGGAGTTGCGCTTGACCTCACATACACGGTCGACCCCAAGCTGAACGACGACGTGCTCGTCGTTGGTCTAGGCCCGATCGGTCTCATGGCCGTTCAGATAGTCAAGGCCATGGGAGCAAGAAGAGTCTTTGTCGCCAACCATTCAAGATCTAAGATAAGAATAGATGTCGCAAAGAGCTTCGGAGTGGAGGATGTCATACTGGTCGACAAGACCCCGATCGGCTCCTACAAATTCCCCAAGGGCGGCGTGAATAAAGCTCTCGTCACCGCACCGCCGTATGTAATTCCCGAAGTTCTCGACGTCATGAATTTTGGAGGAGTCGTCGGCTTCATCGGAATTGATTACGGTGAGGGACGGTTCATAAAGTTCGATGCCAACAAGTTCCACTTCAACAAGCTTCAGCTTAGAGCCTCACATGCAGTTCCGGCTCTTTACTTCCCAAGATGCGTAGAAATGATAAAGAGCGGAGCAGTAAATGTGAAACCTCTGATTACCGATACCTTCAAACTGGAAGATATCGGCGAGATGATGGTCAAGGCAGAGAATGAGAAAGACAAAGTAATCAAAGCCGTAATGCTAGATTGA
- a CDS encoding aldo/keto reductase, producing the protein MKYKKVKKIEEKLSALGYGCWGVSGPSFWDGTTDEDSIKTIQRAISGGINVFDVAPVYGLGHAEEVLGKAMKGSRDKIFVATKCGLLWDDQGRTRNCLKPESIRKEIEDSLRRLGTDHVDLYQLHWPDPEVEIEETMETMVQLKKEGKIRYIGLSNFSIAEAKRAMKVGEVSSMQGLYNMLERNPKSYHNIPLDYRVEEEVLPFVLENGMAFLPYSPLFQGLLAGAISDKKKFSEHDVRAANPKLNSPEFKKYYEVVVELNRLAHEIGKPLSHIAINWLIRNEAVTSVIAGAQKVEQIEQNLGAVEWDMDDGLYERIEEIVSGSNLEL; encoded by the coding sequence TTGAAGTACAAAAAAGTGAAAAAGATAGAAGAGAAGCTATCGGCACTCGGTTACGGTTGCTGGGGAGTATCCGGCCCCTCTTTCTGGGATGGAACGACCGACGAAGATTCGATCAAAACAATCCAGAGGGCAATTAGCGGTGGCATAAACGTTTTCGATGTGGCGCCCGTGTACGGTTTGGGACACGCTGAGGAGGTACTTGGAAAGGCAATGAAAGGCTCGAGGGATAAGATCTTTGTCGCAACAAAGTGTGGCCTTCTCTGGGATGATCAGGGAAGAACGAGAAACTGCCTGAAGCCGGAGAGCATCCGCAAAGAGATAGAGGATAGTCTCAGAAGACTTGGAACTGATCACGTGGATCTTTATCAGCTTCACTGGCCAGATCCCGAAGTCGAGATCGAAGAGACAATGGAGACCATGGTTCAGCTGAAGAAGGAAGGAAAGATAAGATACATAGGTCTTTCTAATTTCTCCATCGCTGAGGCTAAGAGAGCTATGAAAGTGGGAGAGGTCAGCAGCATGCAGGGTCTCTACAACATGCTCGAAAGGAACCCAAAGAGCTACCATAATATTCCGCTCGATTACAGGGTTGAAGAGGAAGTCCTTCCCTTCGTTCTGGAGAATGGAATGGCCTTTCTGCCATATAGCCCGCTCTTCCAGGGACTCCTGGCTGGAGCGATAAGCGACAAGAAGAAGTTCAGCGAACACGACGTGCGGGCAGCAAATCCGAAGCTAAATTCACCTGAGTTCAAGAAATACTACGAGGTCGTCGTGGAACTGAACAGGCTGGCGCATGAGATAGGGAAGCCTCTGAGTCACATAGCCATCAACTGGCTTATCAGAAATGAAGCAGTGACATCGGTTATTGCGGGCGCTCAGAAGGTCGAACAGATAGAGCAGAATCTCGGCGCCGTCGAATGGGATATGGACGACGGACTATACGAAAGGATAGAAGAGATAGTCTCCGGTTCAAATCTAGAGCTGTAG
- the hxlB gene encoding 6-phospho-3-hexuloisomerase, with protein sequence MKFESTLDVVIDEIRSVLSGVTDESIEELSERILKARRVFLFAMGRSGLAIKAFAMRLMHLGLKVHVVGEVTSPSLGEGDLLIVGSASGETPSVVLNSEKARKLGAGIASITASKESTVAGFSDVVITIPTKTPKVPDRTGVSSVQPMGNLFEQSLLILTDIIVMNLMGKLSIDSEMMFKNHANLE encoded by the coding sequence ATGAAATTCGAAAGTACGCTTGATGTTGTTATTGACGAGATTAGATCCGTCCTGTCCGGAGTTACGGATGAATCGATCGAAGAGCTCTCCGAGAGAATTCTAAAGGCAAGAAGAGTTTTTCTCTTTGCGATGGGCAGGTCTGGCCTGGCGATCAAGGCCTTCGCGATGAGGCTTATGCATCTGGGATTGAAGGTCCATGTTGTTGGAGAAGTAACCAGCCCCTCTTTGGGAGAGGGAGACCTCTTAATCGTTGGATCCGCTTCGGGGGAGACTCCTTCTGTGGTTCTTAACAGCGAGAAGGCCCGAAAACTTGGAGCCGGAATAGCTTCTATAACTGCCAGCAAGGAATCTACAGTGGCGGGATTCAGCGATGTGGTTATTACGATCCCCACGAAGACGCCGAAAGTGCCAGACAGGACGGGCGTCTCTTCGGTTCAACCGATGGGGAATCTATTCGAACAATCACTGTTGATTCTAACGGATATCATTGTGATGAACTTAATGGGGAAATTGAGCATAGATTCGGAAATGATGTTCAAGAACCACGCAAATCTCGAATAA
- a CDS encoding orotidine 5'-phosphate decarboxylase / HUMPS family protein has product MIRLQLANDTHIKASFLKTAKEVADYIDILEVGTPAVLAHGAALVREISEILPNHEILADMKIVDGGYLEATMAFENGADIVTVLGFASFKTISEVRKAADQFGGELMLDTIEISDLQSFAEKVSPLSPDYVCIHTSADLSGVGESMHLLEYAKKIEIIRRVLPEAKIAVAGGISPDNLSHVFPLKPDVVIAGRSIWEAADPARVASEIKKRLEKGS; this is encoded by the coding sequence ATGATCCGTTTACAACTTGCAAACGACACTCACATAAAGGCCAGCTTTCTAAAGACCGCCAAAGAAGTCGCGGATTATATAGACATTCTCGAAGTCGGTACGCCTGCCGTTCTTGCTCACGGTGCGGCTCTGGTAAGAGAGATAAGCGAGATCCTTCCCAATCATGAGATTCTCGCAGATATGAAGATTGTAGATGGAGGTTATCTCGAAGCGACGATGGCTTTTGAAAACGGGGCTGATATCGTGACGGTTCTTGGATTCGCTTCTTTCAAAACGATTTCGGAAGTCAGAAAAGCTGCCGACCAGTTTGGCGGAGAGCTAATGTTGGACACTATAGAGATTTCTGATCTCCAATCCTTTGCCGAAAAGGTCTCTCCGCTATCACCGGATTACGTATGCATCCACACCTCTGCCGATCTGAGCGGTGTGGGAGAGAGCATGCACCTTCTCGAATACGCGAAAAAGATCGAAATTATCCGGAGGGTCCTTCCAGAGGCAAAGATCGCCGTTGCTGGCGGAATATCTCCCGACAATCTCTCCCATGTCTTCCCCTTGAAGCCCGACGTAGTGATTGCCGGAAGATCGATATGGGAAGCAGCCGATCCTGCAAGAGTGGCATCGGAGATAAAGAAGCGACTGGAGAAGGGCTCATGA
- the rbsD gene encoding D-ribose pyranase gives MKKSGILNKEICNLIGSMGHTDLLVISDSGLPIASDRYRIDVSIVGGKPGVFDVLDPVLEELEVEKVIFSEEMKTVSPKCLEDTLKHLLEGIEVEFVPHVRFKELTNTQSKGVIRTGEQIPYSSIILVGGVTY, from the coding sequence ATGAAGAAAAGCGGAATTCTGAATAAAGAGATATGCAATCTTATAGGTTCGATGGGCCACACAGACTTACTGGTAATATCTGACTCCGGACTTCCTATTGCCTCAGACAGATACAGGATAGATGTCAGTATTGTAGGCGGAAAGCCAGGGGTCTTCGATGTTCTAGATCCCGTGCTGGAAGAGCTTGAAGTTGAAAAGGTAATCTTCTCTGAAGAGATGAAGACCGTTAGTCCAAAATGCCTAGAAGATACTTTGAAGCACCTGCTCGAAGGCATAGAAGTGGAATTCGTTCCCCATGTCAGGTTCAAGGAACTCACCAACACTCAGTCTAAAGGAGTAATCAGAACCGGCGAGCAGATTCCATACTCCAGTATCATTCTCGTTGGCGGGGTAACCTATTGA